In Paenibacillus ihbetae, the following are encoded in one genomic region:
- a CDS encoding FixH family protein: MTRRKLALLAAMVLMAVALAACNDSKADLDEDTLAEPIIVDLTINPETVAVGEKVFIQAKVTQAGQPVEDADKVEIEVTQEGGGLSATVPIEHDEGGIYKLEKTFDQPGTYRIISHVTARGQHSMPLKELTVTE; the protein is encoded by the coding sequence ATGACAAGAAGAAAGTTAGCATTGCTTGCGGCGATGGTGCTGATGGCGGTCGCCCTGGCAGCATGTAATGACAGCAAGGCGGATTTGGATGAAGATACGCTCGCCGAACCGATCATCGTGGATCTGACGATAAATCCGGAAACGGTTGCAGTTGGCGAGAAGGTCTTCATTCAGGCAAAGGTAACGCAGGCCGGCCAGCCGGTTGAAGATGCCGATAAGGTTGAGATCGAGGTCACGCAGGAAGGCGGGGGCTTATCGGCAACGGTGCCGATCGAGCATGACGAGGGCGGTATTTACAAGCTGGAGAAAACCTTCGATCAGCCCGGGACCTACCGCATCATATCTCACGTAACCGCCAGAGGGCAGCATTCCATGCCGCTTAAGGAGCTTACGGTAACGGAATAA